Within uncultured Methanoregula sp., the genomic segment CCGGTCTCCCGCAAGATCTCTGCGGTGCTGGGTGTCCCGTCCACGGTTTCGGAGAACCATGTCCGGATGATGGGATATGTGGTCGGGCGCCAGCAGATCGATGCGCAGGCGCTCCTTGACAGCATCCAGACCTACAAGCACCGGCACGGGATCGCGGATCCCGTCCTTCTCGTTGTTCACCAGGATCTTTTCAAGAACGGGAGCAGTTTTGTTTTCGGCCTTGCCCGCCAGGTTGTCGGCGCGGCCGTTGTCTCGAGTGCCCGCCTGGGCAATGAATATTATGGCCGGCAGGGCAACGACGACGACCTGATCGACCGGCTCACCAAGGAAGGTGCGCACGAGATCGGCCATCTCCTTGGCCTCGATCACTGCACGAATGTCGAGTGCATCATGTTCAAGCCGGACACGCTCGATGAGCTGGACCGGAAGAAGAAGATGCTCTGCCCGGCCTGTTCTGCCCGGCTGGCAGAAGTCCTCGCAGATGAATAATTTTTTGTCCCGCCCGGCTTTCCCGCTGGTTGTGGAAAGGCATTTTCGTTCCCCGGAACTTACGTATGGGATTTTCGACCTGTTCCCGCCACTATCGTGCATCGTATTCGTGAACGAAAAAAGCATATACCTGTACCTGCAACAGTCCCGTATTCTGGCCGTGGAATTTTTCCGGGATGTGCGGTATGACCCTGAGAGCACGCTGTTGTGTGATTCTGGATCCATCCAGTACAAGACACGATAATCCCATCCATCCCGAGTGCTCTGCCCGCCTGGTCCAGGCATGTTCCGGTATACCCCCTGGTATTCCACGGCTGATCGCAGAACCGGCTTGTGAGGAAGATATTCTCCGGGTCCATGATCCCGGTTATGCAGGATGGCTCCGGCAAAGGTGCAGGGCACTCAACGGCCTGGGATATATCGATTCAGACACCTATATCACTCCGTATTCCTATGATGTGGCTCTCAACGCAGCAGGGGCTGCAATTGCGGCGGTGAACCGGTCACGTGCAGGGGAGCACTGTTTTGCCCTCATCAGGCCACCCGGCCACCATGCCGAATTTGATCGTGCAATGGGATTCTGTCTTTTCAATAATGTTGCAATCGCTGCAGCCCATGCCCTGATGCAGGTTTCCCGCGTCGCCATCGTAGACTGGGATGTGCATCATGGAAATGGTACCCAGCATTCCTTTTACGGTACGGACCGCGTCCTGTTCTGTTCGGTACACCAGAGCGGGATCTTTCCCTATTCAAGCAGTGCCGGGGAGATCGGGATCGGTGATGGAGAAGGATACACGATCAATGCGCCGCTTCCGGCGGGATCTTCCATAGCGGACTATCTGGCAGTATTCCGGGAAATTTTCCTTCCTGCTCTCCGGCGTTTCCGGCCGGAAGTCCTGCTGGTCTCCGCAGGCCAGGACATCCTTTTCGATGATCCGCTCGGCGGTATGGAGATCCTGCCGGAAGATCTCCGGATCCTCACGCAGATAGTGAAATCCGCTGCCAACTGCCCGCTCGCCCTGGTGCTCGAAGGAGGGTATGGCCCGTCCCACGGCGCGGCAATATCCTGCATCTTATCAGCTCTTGCAACCGATTATCCGATACCTCCGGTTACGCTTCCTTCCGGACAAACCCGGGACCTCATCGCCCGCCTGAAGGCCCTGCACGACATCGCATGATCTCCTCAGGTGGAAGGGCGGATCTCCAGCTTCATGTTGCTGATCTTCCCGTAGGTCTTTTTCAGCTGGACAATGGGCCGGAGTTCGTAGAGTAATATGGTGACAGGCTCCCACATGGCAGCCCAGCCGATGATGAGCAGGGTATCGGCGAGCAACTGGGCGAACAGTTCGCTGCTGTATGAGGCAATCAGGAACCGGACAAAGAGGGCGATTGCCAAAAAGCCGAGGCCGATCAGCATGGCACCTCTGCCGTACCTGAACCGGGAACGATATTTCTGGTCTGCAACCAGCATCTTGTACCGGAAGTGGTTGTGAATCGCCGGCGCGATCTTTTTTGCCTCTTCGCTGGCAGCAAGATCCGGTGGCAGGTAAAAAATAAGCTTGAACTGGGTTTTTGCCGGGAAATCGTTGACGATGTTTACGATATATTTTTCGGCATCAGAATCGAGTTCTTTCTCGTGGAACGGTGCGGGATCGAACGAATTGAACATCTGCAGGATCGATGACAGCTTGATCTCGATCAGGATTGTGCCATCTTCTTTTTTATACAGAGATTCGATCTCGCTCATCCCGATTCTCCTCGAGTTGTTATTGCACAATGAAAGCAATAACTGCTCCCATTCCGGCATGTACTCGCTTGAATAATTCCTCCTGCCCACAAGATCCTTTATTGAGATTCCATCCGGGCCCGCTTG encodes:
- a CDS encoding archaemetzincin family Zn-dependent metalloprotease encodes the protein MHIHIFWDFQSPAGLQMPVSRKISAVLGVPSTVSENHVRMMGYVVGRQQIDAQALLDSIQTYKHRHGIADPVLLVVHQDLFKNGSSFVFGLARQVVGAAVVSSARLGNEYYGRQGNDDDLIDRLTKEGAHEIGHLLGLDHCTNVECIMFKPDTLDELDRKKKMLCPACSARLAEVLADE
- a CDS encoding histone deacetylase, whose product is MTLRARCCVILDPSSTRHDNPIHPECSARLVQACSGIPPGIPRLIAEPACEEDILRVHDPGYAGWLRQRCRALNGLGYIDSDTYITPYSYDVALNAAGAAIAAVNRSRAGEHCFALIRPPGHHAEFDRAMGFCLFNNVAIAAAHALMQVSRVAIVDWDVHHGNGTQHSFYGTDRVLFCSVHQSGIFPYSSSAGEIGIGDGEGYTINAPLPAGSSIADYLAVFREIFLPALRRFRPEVLLVSAGQDILFDDPLGGMEILPEDLRILTQIVKSAANCPLALVLEGGYGPSHGAAISCILSALATDYPIPPVTLPSGQTRDLIARLKALHDIA